The Campylobacter concisus sequence AAATACTATAATCGCTATAACCACTAGTTAAATGAAGCAATTTGCAGCTATTTTCTAGCAAAGCTATCTCTTTTGCAAGAAGCTGAGGGCTTCTACTGTATGCGTAAATGCCATATCCTTTAACGATAATAATGTTTGTGTTTTTTTCTAGCATATATCTATAAATTTCAGTTTCTGCACGTTCATACCAGTCATCATATTGTTTTGGATCATAAACAGAAATTTTATCAAATCTCATATACCCAAAATAATCTTTCGGTACAATTTTTTCATGTTTCATCGCGTAGGCAGTTGCGTATGGTGGCATCGCGTAGCAAACAAATCTTGCCTCATTTATATTTTTATAAATATTTAAGTGTATATCAGCATCAAGACTAGCTTCATTCCAACGATAGTCTTTTTTTGATGAAAGAAGTGTCAAATCATCATCTTTTAAATTATCAAAAATGGCATTTTGTTTATTGATTATAAATTGATTTTTTTCGACTCTTGCCGAAATCGAGCCGTGAAAGACGCCAAAAAAATTCTTTCTAAACATAGAAAGTGATATCGTTTTTATCTCATTTATTGAGTGTTCTAGCTCCATTTTTTCTCCTACGTTTAAGCGATTATATTTAAGCTATCTTAAAATTTATGTAAAATTTTGTGTAATGATAGCTTTTTAAGTAAAATTTCGATAAATTTTCCACACTATTTACTATAAAGAGGCAGCGTTGCAAAGTCCACATATCAGTGTTTTACTTGATGAAGTTCTATCTTTTTTTAAAAATTTAAATGGAAATTTTATAGATTGTACGCTTGGATATGCCGGACATTCTAGTGCCATTTTATCTCAAAACGAAAATTTAAATTTAATTGCCTGTGATAGAGATAACGAAGCTATAAATTTTTCACTAAAAAAACTTGAGCCATTTGGTAGTAGGGTTAAAATTTATAAAAGTAACTTCTCTGAATTGACTAGCAAGCTAAGTCAAGAAGAAATTTTAAATGTTAGAGGAATTTTGGCTGACATTGGTGTTAGCTCGCTTCAGATAGATAAAGATGATAGGGGCTTTAGTCTTGGCTCAAGTACGCTTGATATGCGCATGGACAAAGAGCGAAATTTTAGCGCATTTGACGTTGTAAATGATTACTCTTTTGACGAGTTGGTTAGAATTTTTAGAGATTATGGCGAGATAAAAAATGCTG is a genomic window containing:
- a CDS encoding class II aldolase and adducin N-terminal domain-containing protein — encoded protein: MELEHSINEIKTISLSMFRKNFFGVFHGSISARVEKNQFIINKQNAIFDNLKDDDLTLLSSKKDYRWNEASLDADIHLNIYKNINEARFVCYAMPPYATAYAMKHEKIVPKDYFGYMRFDKISVYDPKQYDDWYERAETEIYRYMLEKNTNIIIVKGYGIYAYSRSPQLLAKEIALLENSCKLLHLTSGYSDYSI
- the rsmH gene encoding 16S rRNA (cytosine(1402)-N(4))-methyltransferase RsmH gives rise to the protein MQSPHISVLLDEVLSFFKNLNGNFIDCTLGYAGHSSAILSQNENLNLIACDRDNEAINFSLKKLEPFGSRVKIYKSNFSELTSKLSQEEILNVRGILADIGVSSLQIDKDDRGFSLGSSTLDMRMDKERNFSAFDVVNDYSFDELVRIFRDYGEIKNAAGIANKIINARNFGKITSAKELANLIGTAQIKGRGVSPAILAFQAIRIEVNGELDELTNLLDSIEKCGFKDCLVAIITFHSLEDRIVKERFKRWANSCICLPGVYRCECGNNHELGEILTKKPLTASSSELKINSRSKSAKLRIFKIKG